One part of the Arthrobacter sp. EM1 genome encodes these proteins:
- a CDS encoding C40 family peptidase: protein MIWTGSGRKTAALCASVVLLGSLALPANAATLPPAFQVPASPAVPSPDEIAAAKASEGATAAQVTSIDRLLADASAAQDTSLAASLQANNAYGEALGELQMRRDAATVAAAKASAAGMEQQKTRKQIGQLAGDLYRNGGLNPALSSFVSGGTNALQQAATLEAVTAGRTRAFESAETAAAAAESLTAAAADANRAADEAARTAEARKLDAEHANEAQRTAVAEAKAQRTVLVEQLADLKNTTVALESARVDALERQRQQDRLGAVTAAAAPAAGSQAGVGTPATNTSAAGNAAPGTNLPAAPVINVPNPAPPAAAPVPAPAPAPAPAPAPAPAPAPAPAPAPAPAPAPAPAPAPAPAPGGSIQTAISVALGKVGSPYFYQYGGTGPYGFDCSGLVQNAFAAAGKYLPRTASQQFAQAPVHVPLSQAVPGDLLVWGSAPGFYHVAIYLGGGRVVQALNEDAGLTVTDLAYMSGMQLYPVAARY from the coding sequence ATGATTTGGACCGGTTCCGGCCGAAAGACGGCCGCACTGTGCGCCTCAGTTGTACTTCTGGGATCCTTGGCCCTGCCCGCCAACGCCGCCACCCTGCCGCCGGCTTTCCAGGTCCCGGCCTCGCCGGCGGTCCCGTCTCCTGACGAGATCGCAGCCGCGAAAGCCAGTGAAGGCGCGACGGCAGCGCAAGTCACCTCGATTGACCGGCTGCTGGCCGACGCCTCCGCAGCCCAGGACACCAGCCTCGCCGCCTCCCTGCAGGCCAATAACGCTTACGGCGAAGCCCTCGGGGAGCTCCAGATGCGTCGGGACGCCGCCACGGTTGCCGCCGCCAAAGCCTCCGCCGCCGGGATGGAACAGCAGAAAACGCGCAAGCAGATCGGCCAGCTCGCCGGCGACCTCTACCGCAACGGCGGACTTAATCCCGCACTGAGCAGCTTTGTCAGCGGTGGCACCAACGCCCTGCAGCAGGCCGCAACCCTCGAGGCCGTGACGGCTGGCCGAACCAGGGCCTTCGAATCGGCAGAAACCGCGGCCGCGGCCGCGGAATCGCTGACGGCCGCAGCCGCCGACGCCAACCGGGCCGCCGATGAAGCCGCACGGACGGCGGAGGCACGGAAGCTCGACGCCGAGCATGCCAACGAGGCCCAGCGGACGGCCGTGGCCGAGGCCAAAGCGCAGCGGACCGTGCTTGTGGAACAGCTCGCGGATCTCAAGAACACCACGGTTGCGTTGGAATCGGCCCGGGTGGATGCCCTGGAACGTCAGCGACAGCAGGATCGGCTCGGGGCAGTCACTGCTGCCGCAGCCCCGGCGGCAGGGTCGCAGGCCGGCGTCGGGACCCCCGCCACAAACACCTCCGCTGCGGGAAATGCCGCTCCCGGGACCAACCTCCCGGCTGCCCCGGTCATCAACGTTCCAAACCCGGCTCCGCCAGCCGCCGCGCCGGTCCCGGCACCCGCACCTGCACCGGCACCCGCGCCAGCACCCGCACCCGCACCCGCACCAGCGCCAGCGCCGGCGCCAGCACCCGCACCAGCGCCGGCGCCAGCACCAGCGCCGGCGCCAGCGCCCGGCGGCTCCATCCAGACCGCGATCTCCGTGGCTCTCGGTAAGGTGGGGTCGCCCTATTTCTACCAGTACGGCGGAACGGGGCCTTATGGCTTCGACTGTTCCGGCCTGGTGCAAAACGCGTTCGCCGCTGCCGGGAAGTACCTGCCCCGCACCGCGTCCCAGCAGTTCGCCCAAGCCCCTGTACACGTTCCGCTGTCGCAGGCCGTCCCCGGAGACCTACTGGTGTGGGGCTCCGCACCGGGGTTTTATCACGTTGCGATCTACCTCGGCGGCGGCCGTGTGGTCCAGGCGCTGAACGAGGACGCCGGGCTTACAGTGACGGACCTGGCCTATATGTCCGGGATGCAGCTGTACCCCGTCGCCGCCCGGTACTGA
- a CDS encoding ABC transporter permease yields MLASELGVLFRRRRTWAMLGALAAIPVLIAVAVRVSSAAPPGRGPAFLDRISQNGLFVGVTAMLVAVPLFLPLTVGVVAGDTVAGEAGLGTLRYLLVAPAGRVRLLLVKYTGAVVFAVAAPLVLALVGAAVGALLFPVGPVTLLSGDSIGAADALLRLLLIAAYLTVSLMGLSAIGLLMSTLTDVPVGAMASTVVLSVLAQVLDALPQLEWLHPWLFSHYWLDFADLLRQPVVWDSFLANVLLQGGYVTVFGALAYGRFITKDILS; encoded by the coding sequence CTGCTCGCCTCGGAACTCGGGGTACTTTTCCGCCGCCGCCGCACCTGGGCGATGCTGGGTGCGCTCGCGGCAATTCCGGTCCTGATCGCCGTGGCCGTCCGGGTGTCCTCCGCGGCGCCGCCGGGCCGGGGACCGGCGTTCCTGGACCGGATTTCCCAGAACGGTCTGTTTGTCGGCGTGACAGCCATGCTCGTCGCCGTGCCATTGTTCCTGCCGCTGACCGTGGGCGTCGTGGCGGGGGATACCGTGGCCGGCGAGGCCGGCCTGGGCACCCTGCGGTACCTGCTGGTGGCGCCCGCGGGCCGGGTCCGGCTGCTGCTCGTGAAGTACACCGGAGCGGTCGTCTTCGCCGTGGCGGCGCCGTTGGTCCTGGCTTTGGTCGGGGCCGCAGTCGGGGCGTTGCTCTTCCCGGTGGGACCGGTCACGCTGCTCTCCGGCGATTCGATCGGTGCGGCCGATGCGTTGCTGCGCCTGCTGCTGATCGCGGCCTACCTTACGGTCTCGCTGATGGGTCTCTCCGCGATCGGGCTCCTGATGTCCACCCTCACTGACGTGCCGGTGGGGGCGATGGCATCCACGGTGGTGCTCTCGGTGCTCGCACAGGTCCTGGATGCGCTCCCGCAGCTCGAATGGCTGCACCCGTGGCTCTTCAGCCACTATTGGCTGGACTTCGCGGACCTGCTGCGCCAGCCTGTCGTGTGGGATTCATTCCTGGCGAATGTGCTCCTGCAGGGTGGCTACGTCACCGTCTTCGGCGCACTCGCCTACGGCAGGTTCATCACGAAGGACATACTCTCCTAG
- a CDS encoding ABC transporter ATP-binding protein, which translates to MTAAAPVPELSIETTGLSKHFGRQLAVDSVDLAVPKGSVFGFLGPNGSGKTTTIRLLLGLAEATSGSVRVLGQEMPGQLHGVLPRVGALVEGPAFYPFLSGADNLYRFDAADPRVSAASRKARVQSALERVGLTHAADKKVRAYSLGMKQRLGIANALLAPRELLILDEPTNGLDPQGTREVRSLVRSLAADGATVFVSSHLLAEVEQICTHAAVMSAGRLVAQGTLAELRQGGQPRIRLVSPDAGAAAEVLVRLGLSPEPGLPAGTPSGGDGVIYAPFPASAGHPAVAPEAIVAALVAAGVRVRGFATEQVSLEERFVALTGEGFDVVR; encoded by the coding sequence GTGACCGCCGCCGCGCCGGTGCCGGAACTGAGCATCGAGACCACCGGTCTGAGCAAGCACTTCGGGCGGCAACTGGCCGTCGACAGCGTCGACCTTGCAGTGCCCAAGGGCTCTGTGTTCGGCTTCCTTGGTCCCAACGGCTCAGGGAAGACCACCACCATCCGGCTCCTGCTCGGGCTGGCCGAGGCCACGTCCGGCTCCGTCCGGGTCCTGGGGCAGGAGATGCCGGGGCAACTGCACGGTGTGCTGCCCCGGGTGGGTGCCCTGGTCGAAGGGCCTGCTTTCTACCCGTTTCTCTCCGGGGCTGACAACCTGTACCGCTTCGATGCCGCGGATCCCCGCGTTTCCGCCGCCAGCCGGAAGGCCCGCGTGCAGTCGGCGCTGGAGCGGGTGGGCCTGACGCACGCGGCGGACAAGAAAGTCAGGGCATATTCGCTGGGTATGAAGCAGCGGCTCGGCATCGCCAATGCCCTGCTGGCACCGCGCGAACTCCTGATCCTGGATGAACCCACGAACGGGCTGGATCCACAGGGAACGAGGGAGGTCCGCAGCCTGGTGCGCTCACTGGCGGCTGACGGAGCCACGGTGTTTGTCTCCAGCCACCTGCTGGCAGAAGTGGAGCAAATCTGCACCCACGCGGCCGTTATGAGTGCGGGCCGTCTGGTGGCCCAGGGGACCCTCGCGGAATTGCGCCAGGGCGGGCAGCCGCGGATCAGGCTCGTGAGCCCGGATGCGGGGGCTGCGGCGGAGGTGCTGGTCCGGCTGGGTTTGAGCCCGGAACCGGGTCTTCCGGCCGGCACTCCTTCTGGCGGTGACGGGGTGATCTATGCGCCGTTCCCCGCGTCGGCAGGCCATCCAGCCGTGGCTCCGGAGGCGATCGTCGCCGCGCTGGTGGCGGCCGGGGTCCGGGTGCGTGGCTTCGCCACGGAACAGGTCAGTCTGGAAGAACGCTTTGTGGCGCTGACGGGGGAGGGTTTTGACGTTGTCCGGTAA